The sequence ttagctcaatacaatacaataaatacaaacagcaaatttacaaaaaaatgtgcTTAAACATCACtcttttccttaaaacatctcctaatcttagggctgaacgattttggaaaataatctaattgcaattttttagctataaattgcgattgcgatttaaaatgcgatttttttttgtcttctcaagtatttttcaacaacagaagcaataaatcaatctgtttaataataaacaatgtcagatttatttaaagcacagatgacaataaagcaaaaaatctatgcttttccttttcatcattttttttacagaaaaataaatagataaatagcttttccttttcaccatttttttaattaggaaaaacaatagatatacaaaatttaacttactgctctccagctagtaacatcatgaaaaattaaagtgcaaaaaacataaagagaatctgctttaaccaactcgttattttctgtatttgaagatgcagcactggtcgttggcattttagccttgcaaataccacacaaggctttgtggtgtttttttaaatgctgaaaaaggtttgtagtgttacctcgcgtcgtagcaacagtagcaaggcacgtttagcacagtacctgacgttgagcagcatcttctgttttaaagccaaagtaattctacacaactgatgtgttccttcgagcctgaagccattgtgcaacaagggcgtgttcacacctgtagttcgtttctaatgagttcgtttacttggagcgttttctcgctctgttcggtctaaaatgcgcatcaataaaccacgcgagcagcttttaagagttcagaaatcaacatttggttgaataaccctggtttttaatcacagttttcatgcatgttggcatgttctcctccaccagtctgacaCACTGCTTTTACATAACTTTTTggattatgccactcctggtgcacaatttaagcagttcagcttggattaaatggcttgtgatcatccatcttcctcttgcttatattccaaaggttttcaatttggtaaaataaataaactcatcatttgtaagtggtctctttttttttttttttaagtcgtaTCCTAATGATGTAGGGTTTTAAAAATACAACATCTATGTGTGACAAAAACATCTGGTCTCTgggtaaaattatataaaaaaactttacagCAATAGGATTTCAGTCTAACTGAAGACACATTTTTCTACCACTTAGGTAAACTCTTACCTTAAGAGAAGTATGTACTGAGGGCACATGACTGACTTGAGTCTGACTCAGATCACAAATATGATGATTTacaacttgacttgactttaccTTCACTGACTTGAATTCGGAAACAGACTTGTGCTTTATGACTCAAAAAAGACATAGcaactatcttttttttttattaataatattaaatcacaTAACGTTAAGAGGATTTGGATATTGCAACATacacagcaacaacaacaacttaCATTGCATATACAGGCTGTACAAGATGTACAGTATAATCTTGAATTTGGTAAAATACTAACACTAACTCATTTCTTGTTTAGGCGCATGTTGTTCTGGCTAAAGGTGGGATCTCTTCAGTATGCCATTCTGAAGACTGTTCTCTCAATCTTTTCTATTGTCTTATGGGCCAATGGAAACTTTGACCTTGCAgatgtatgtaattttttttttatggtactacacacatgcatgcacttcAGTAGTCTAATTTCTGCTTACATTTGAACAGTATTTGGTGCAAGGATTTGTTCCTTAAAAGGGGAATCACTATCTAACGCACCCTATTCAGCCAATCAGTGACTTCTGATGAAGCTATTAGAATTAGTGAGTCTGCAGAAAGGCTTTGGAGATAAGATATTGACATTTCATGAATTTCATTAATCATAAAACAATAAATTCTTATTAAAAGTGAAATGATATAGAACCACCCATTTTTGAACACACGTTCAGTTTTAGTTACATATGTCACCATTGTGCATCTGTGTTTATTCCCACGCAGCTGGAAATAACAGGAGCAGCTATCTGGATAAATCCATTCATAGGAGTATTAACTCTCACTGCCCTGTGGCCTGTAggcatcatgttcatgttcatacGTGGCTCACTCCGCAGCATCAAGATGGTCCCCAAGTATGCCATGTATCAGGTTAGTGTGTGCACAATTGACTGACTGGTCCGTATTCTGTTTGAGCCGATAGAAAATACAAAACTATACACATAAATGCCCTTAAAAATATAAGCCATGTTTACAACCCAGCACTGCATTACTACAGAACACACACTGGAGTAAACTGATCCGGATTATTGGCttatgaatataaataaataaaaggaattttactttaaaaacaatCCCCTTAAATTGAGTGAATAGacggcgccgagtggtccattggtctaaagcgctgccactaagaGTGGagggtcgcaggttcgaacccctgctcatgcagctttgccgtcAAGCTgttggcgctcagagggagcaaaattggccctgcttcctctgggttggtagattgcgctctctccccacatcactcccagggtgatgcataaggcatctgtgagctgatgtaccggaaccaagCCACGGCGCTTTCttccaagtgcgctggctgctcggcaatgctgcatcagcagcagcttgaaaagaagcagtggctgacttcacatgtatcggaggaagcatgtgttagtcttcaccctcctggtgtgttggggcaacactaatgatagggggagtctaatgagtgtgttggttaattggccgtgtaaattgggaagaaaatgggaaaactttgaaataaaactaaaaaaaagaatgaatacacAGCTGTACACAAATATCATAAAATAGGTAGCCTCTAGTAAAACATGGGAAATCATTAATAtcaggctaatgttagctagttctagcagtcatatgttttatatgtacacatgtaaaatgtataattatttaCTCAATTATTTCTGTCATATTTTACTTTGCGCTGCTGcctgaataaaaaatgtttaaccaACTCAGCTATTTTAGATGTTGTTAATTACTCTGGCAGATTTTTTCAGGCGTGTTTATTAatgctgattattaataatttggcTGGATAAAAGCTGTGATTTTAGGTTAAACCTCAAAATGATTCCAAAACTACCCAGCAAAATATACCTTTAGCAAAATAACCCAACAGTCTCAATGTAACCTTTAGAAAAACAATGGATATTTGGAGTAAAATTGTTCTGTTATCCATTGGGTCTCACCATGTTGTCCCCTTGGTTGAAAAAGTGTCACTAAAATGTCCTCTACAGTGATAAAAAAAACGACAAAATGCCATATTGGCCTTCTTGTGGAGGAGAAGTGAAAGATAACAATGATGTGGCCTCTAGATCAACATATTTTGGTTTCAATGATGATGATTTTAATCAATATAAATCAATATAAAGGGATACCATGCTGAATACAGTAAAAAACATAATGAAGTGGTTTGATAATGATGTGGATTAGGTCTTCCTCTAAAAAAGGAGTGACCCTACAATGGATAAACAATAATTTGGTGCCCAACAGGTGCCAATCACAATGGGATAAATTGTTTTGAATGGTACAAGACAAGATAAACTATTGTCCAAGATGGCACatagtataaaaaaaacttattttcatTATTGAACTTGCATCTATTCCATCCATTTATGTTTTCAGGTTTAGTCACACCCCCTCTTGAATTAGTACTAGAGTCTAAAATTATACAGTTggtaccatttgttttttttgctccCCTGCCCTTTAGACTGGGTCCACCACTGGCAGTAGTCTGAGTTACTATGACCTTGTAGTCAATGAGTAAATGGGTCAGTGGGTGTTGTGAATAAATATGAAGCACAATGTTTAAATATAAACTGTCGatactaaataaaaacattgtgtgGCTGTGTTTTGATACAtagtttgttttaaatgaatagaATATCTAACAATTTGTCTCTGGATGTTGTCAGCTGGTCCTGATTCTGAGTCAGCTGCAGTCAGCCGTCATCAGTATCCTGTCCCTCGACGGAACTATTGCCTGTTCGCCACCCTTTTCATCAATTGCCCGAGGATCCAgtgagtctctctttctctttctctctctgttcttcctctctttctctcacacacagacccacacactCTTACTGTTGCTGACACGTTTGCACATCCAGTTTGTGGTATATAGCAAGGACTATTCCTGTAATATCAGTATAATTACTTCCtgtataatctaaaaaaaaaacagcaatcaaTTAACTAGTGGTAATtgtacatataaatgttttaataaattcaTGCATTGAAAAAAACTCAATTTGGTTTTAAGTCTAATTCGataatttctgtctctctctatagtGATCAGTCAGCAGGTAATGATCGTAGAGATGTTCATCATCACCCTGGTGACCCGGATGTTATACAGACGCACATATGAGCCAATCAGGCTGGACTCCTACGAGAACGACAACGAGCTGAATGCCAAGATCAGCCTAAATGCCAACTCTGTGGAGGAGcacacagcctgagagagagagagagagagagagagagagataccctGTTTAGACCTGGTCACTTAATGTGACTAGTATTTGGATTTTATCCTGACAAGAGTTTAGCCatatgcatttacacttggtagaCAAATGCATCAGATTGAAATCTGATTGCTGTATGGGACAGAATATGCAAATTCAACAGATGGGTTCACACTGATATAACCTGTCTTAGatcaccttctgaagtggtttgagtgatcagatttacACCTGTTTTACATGGCCCTTGGCTGTGTTGGCTAATCCAGATTCAGTTCTGATACTCAACACAATGAAGCGAACAAGTGTAAACAGGGTCATAGAATATCTATTTATGAAATGTTTGCCTTATTAAATTTTGTGTAAAAAGTTTTATGGTGTTTAGTCATTTCATATAGCACTGCATTATGTAAGTCTGAACCAGACATACAACAaagttaagaatttttttttttttaacagacatgaaattgtttataaatatatgataattttttttgtatttttgctgcTCCCGTTTTATTTAAACACACATGCACTCAAATTCACTTTCTTGCAGTAAAAAAGGAACTGAAGTCATAGCTGACTGACAACTGACCAAATGTTACTAAGAAAAGAAGTTGCAGAAAAAGGAATTAGTACAATACCACTGAATCATATTAATCTGGTCCACAGGTCAAATGACAAATAATTCTAAAGGACAGATCAGGTTTCCACATGTAACTACAGCTGTGTCCAGTGTACACCACTCCCAACATAATTACACCCACTTCATAACTCAATAACATCAAATCCAGAAACAGTGACCTGCCTGTGTCTGACAAGAGTCATAAACATATCTATCATAAAGTCACATAAGGCATGACTAAGAACAGGGAGTGACTGTTTCCAGATTAAGATAACTAGAAAAAGAAGCTCTGACGTCATTGAGGAAATATTTCCTCAGACTTTCTCTAAGAAATAGCTTAATCATGTTACACCTAAACTGTTCTTTTTTAACTAAGGCTATTCTTTATTGGCAGCTTCAAAAGAATGTTACACCCAGAATAAGAAATAATagacaattatttattaaacacaatCACATGGACCTTCTGTGTTCAAATGTCAGATTGTTTTACTCAAAACCAAGAGCTGAAACACCATCTAGCACAACCTAAAGCAGCCAGTATACATCAGTACATACTAAAGCAGTTGCCAAACCAACTGACTATTTATCGTCCTGTTGtaacaaatgaaaatattatGTTTAAGCAGGTAAGGCCAGGCAAAAATATAGTTAGTTAGGAATTCTAAATAGTTTTATGAGttttacttttcaatgatttattaaaaaaaaaaaaaaacacgataaataataaaaaagtgtaagtcagcgcatgcgcaatgcctttaggaagcacgtatcgatgtTGAGTAGCGCAACTCGACAGAAGACTTGGCACCTATTCCTGATACTGTGTGAATTCTGtggtgaatagaccaatagaaatgacttggaataattattttatacattagATTTATTAGGTCTATAGCTGAATATTCATATGATTATTAGGTTATATGCAGTGGAGTGATTATTGTATAAGTATCTCTGACAGGTCGTTTGTTGACAGGTCATGTTGTTGAAGGGGTTTTTAATTGAGAGCGCCCCCCAGTGGTTTACATGGTCACTCCATGAGCACGCTGTCATGTCACGTGTTGAGGATCGGACAAGCCTGGACGATTTAATGTAATAAAGTAGCGACGACATGGAGAGAAACGCAGCGCAGCGCGTCTTCCTGCGGGCTGAGTGTGAGCGCGCGGATTAGTTACTGGGTGAAAGTGGTGGAAGCTGCGCTTCTGCGTGTCTACAGACCGTGTTTCTCCTCTGCCGGGTTTCGTAATCATGAAGTTGTTTGAGCTCCTGCTGAAAGATGTCACACCCAAAATAGAGTTCTATTCCAGGTTCTCGCCCTCGCCGATGTCCATCAAGCAGTTTTTGGATTTCGGTGAGTAGAGTCTGATCATACAGCCGCTGTTTACCCCAGCGCGAGCCCTCCGCGCACGAGGGAAAGTCATATAGAGACTCTCCTaaccacacacgcacactctctccacacacacacgcgctctctctctctccacacaaatacatacatacacatgcactctacagacacacactctctctgtctacaGACACACACTCCCAAACAGAGAAACACTTGGCGTTCCCGCTGTCAGACTGAATCCGTCGAGTTTGTTCACTCAGGTTGAGTGAACAAACTAATttttctatacagctctggaaaaaataagagaccacttaaaaattctttgatttttaccaaattgaaaagttatccaaaagcagtgtgtaagactggtggaagagaacataccaaaatgcatgaaaaccttgattaaaaaccagggttattattaaatattgatttctgaactcttgaaacgtTATAaatatgaggtctgaaagttctgcatcttttttgttatttcagccatttctcattttcttcataaacatgctataaattacaatatttttatttggaatgtgtgataaatgttgtccatagtttatagaataaaacaacaatgtttattttatgcaaacatatacctataaatagcaaaatcagagaaactgattcagaaactgaagtggtctcttaatttttttccagagagaaACAATTCCTGCATAGTTTAATTTACTAATTAAagttttaatgttgatgataaaaaacaacctttaaacaacCTCTATTTAACATTGCCTCATAGGCATCAGTTAGTGTTGAAATTCCGACATTGTGTcatcatttttcacaaaaaaaaaaagttctgacatCCAAGATGAACGTTGTTTAAATTCATTGCAGTCAGCACACTATTTCTTAGGATGTGTGAAGATGACCAGAGGTCCTACCCTACCCTGGTCCGGAGGAAGAACCATAGAGAACACCTGATCCAtttaatcagctaattaacaagcccttTCTGAGTTAAAGGTGGGATGTTTTATAGCAGTAAACCACTAAAAATGGGGGTAGTCTTGTACAATATTTCTTAACCTGCCCTGCAATTTATAATTTTTCCCTGTTTCCCCGTCCAGTTCTGAAACTGAATTCCGCATTTTCACCAAACACAACAATGAAAGTGTTTACGATttctgcatgaaaaaaaaaacacattttaattacttttttattttaaaataacacctGGAGGAGTGAATTATTTCAGAAAGTGTATACAGTAAATAAtgcattacttttaaaaaatagttgcaaGCAATAGCAAGCAATCAGAAAATAAAGCCATGAGTTATACAGAATTGTTAGTTGTCTGAATGGATGTTGCCATTAAGATGGAACCAAAATGCAATTATATGATcataatactttaaaaaaagacataaGATAAGATAATTACAATACTATTCTATATAGTACAGGGTAATACAGAGACTCAAGCTATAAATCTTTAGTTTAAACGTAAGCTACTAAAGTTATCCGTTTTCCATTGCATCTAGAAAATATGTTGTACCTGCTGGCATGCATAGTTATGTGTTTATTTTGTAGTAAAAAAACATTCTTCAATGCATGTATAAATCCTATTTAGACAAAGTGAAAGTGTTTTTACAGAAACCTTTAAAACCGGAAGAAGCGTGTGGCGGCCTGTTTAGCTGCAGGGCTTATCACTCTGTTAAAGTGCATGTGTTATGTGTTTGTTATTGTAGATGAAATCCATAGTGTTGTGTAGATCACAGAACGCTGagtttaaaatatagattttaaactGGAACTGGAGCAGTGTGTGACCTATAATCATTCATACCCATTCTTTAAGCGATCTTGGGAGATCAATCAGCTAAACATAGTAAAGTATTTGCTGATATCAACATTTATTACATGGCACACTTTCCTGGCAGAGCCAGTTGCCCCTGACCTTTGAGGGGAAGCAGAGGTGTGTCAGTAAAGGAAACAGCAAGCGGGCAGCAGGGGGCACCAGAAAACGTCTGTTAAAATGGCAGTGTAACCTGTTTTTCCctctatttacttacttatttgtCTGTTTTACCCTATTTACTCTATTGTACATCTATTACATGTTTATACAGAATACTATACAGTACTATACAGAAtactttgtcatttttttaagttttgttttgtgtttgacagagaaaCATTTACTGGTATATGTATTGTGGATTACTCTTTTTACTTTCTCCAGGTAGAGAGAATGCCTGTGAGAAGACCTCCTATATGTTCCTGAGGAAAGAACTTCCAGTTCGATTGGCCAATACCATGAGAGAAGTCACTCTGTTGCCTGGCAACCTGCTAAATCAACCATCTGTCCAATTGGTTCAGAGCTGGTGAGTAGGCGGGGCTCAGTGAGGGTGGAAAGCTAATGAGTGTTAAGTTCACTCTGCAGCTATCTTGGAAGATCATGCAAGATCAGCCTTCTATCAGCCTCCTATCTGTCATGAACAGTTTGTAACATTTGGCTCAATGTGCTCAGGTGTGCTGTGGTTAATTTCTGCACCTCACCTGAGGTCTGTTACCAAGACACAGCCTCAGATTTAGAAGACTGATGAGGACTCTTTTAAGGCAGCTCACAGtgctcactgttttttttttacgtgaatAAATGTTTATCTATGCTGTACCAGCCTGCTTGTTTTCTGACTTCTGCTTCTCTTGACTATGAGTTTGGCAAACCCTTTAATAACATTTCTCAACTCCCTTTTTCACAAGTTTCTAATTATTGGGTTATTTTTTTGTAACTAAGAAAAGTAGAAGCCCGATGGCCATTTAAGCTTCTTGATTATGCCATTTCTATTATAAGAGTGTATATTGTACATCTCTGCTCTGTAAGTGTTTAAAAGGAAGGATATTATCTCACATTATCATATGAGATCTCTATGAAATGTTCAGCATCTGCTCCTTATTAAAAGTTGAGTAAACTCATTTAATTGTGGTTAATTTGCTCTTTCAGGTACAGTCAGAGCTTTGTGGAGCTGCTAGATTACGAAAACCGGAGTCCAGACGATCCTCGCACCCTCAACGAGTAAGTAATGTCTCACATACTGACTAACTGATAAGATACTTTATTGCTAGCTGGGTTAGCTTATTTTGTCTAatattctgtaaaaaataaaggggATTTAAAAAGttgacaaaatgtatttatgtaggTTATATATTGCAGTCTGATGCCTTAAAACTAGATATTTTAATACTCTAAAATACACTTACCAAATTCAAACATAGCTGCAAATCAGAAAAATGCCACATTAACATGATCCTTGATAATATTAGGGTAATTGAAACAACTGGATATGtgaaacatacagtattttattgatgattataatcatgattttttAATATAGCTGTGCTTTCTTTTAATGAGCAGGGCTTTTTACATTCTTCTTCTGACTCAGTTTCCTAGACATTCTTATCCAGATTCGGAACCGGCACAATGATGTGGTTCCCACCATGGCCCAGGGTGTGATCGAATACAAGGAGAAGTTTGGCTTTGACCCGTTTATCAGCAGCAACGTGCAGTACTTCCTGGATCGCTTCTACACCAGCCGCATCTCTTTCCGCATGCTCATCAACCAGCACAGTAAGTGTCTTCAAATAGTAGCAGCTTCAGAGCAAAATAGATTTCCAGTGTTAAATCCACACTagtagtgttaaattaacactgtgcaATTATGTTAAGTGCATAATATGATTCAATAGTATGAAATGAAcagattatatactgtattactgtGCTGTGTATTTTACTAAATATGAAATTAGTAAAATTATTTCTTACATACATAGTCATACAGTATATGCTAGTAATAAGaagattttcttaaaaaaattgcTTTTATGGATTTTAGAGTATATATCATGTGGGTTCTGATGCATGAATTATAAATGCAATGTTGGGCAATATTAAACACTCACCAACTTGCATTGTCTTCTGTTGCAGCTCTGCTTTTCGGCGATGACACCAACCCTGCACATCCTAAACACATTGGGGGCATTGACCCAAACTGCAACGTGGTTGAGGTGGTGAGAGGTATGAATCTAAGCAATGATTGCTTTACAAATCTCTTTAATCAGTTCAGCTTTTTTGCTCAGACCAGATTTAGCTATTTTGATGGTTCACATTGAAGTCAGGTCATGTAACTGACTTGAATTAGCAACTTTTGCATCTTTCCACTGACTGTGGTCACAGCTGTTCCTTAAGTCCACTGTGGGTTTTCTATTATGTGTCTGCTGGCTGATAATGATGGCACtaagcacatacacacatacaaaaatatgAATGCCAATGAAATTTAACTGACTCTGAAAATTCCTGCACTTGAAATTGCTAAGATATTGGAGACTGATCAAAATTGCAAGTTTTTGGAAGTCACTTTCTTCTAGTTGTGGTCTTTCAGATTAGTGGAGGAAAACAGTATAAAAAGTGTCTGGAAGGCTGTGGTTGCTTTTGCAGAAAAAAACTTAATCATCTACAGATTAAGGAAAGAAGGGTGGCTATATTGTTCACTATTTTTTAAGTGtcagaaatgtttattttatttattaatgtttcttATAAACAAAAGTGAGTGGCCCTTTTTATTTTGGTTGAATAATAATTCTACATACTTACAGTTTCCCAATAATTATGCACATATTTACATTCTCCTATTAAAGTCAAAACCTCACttttaaatttctttaaaatttagatttaaGGTATATTGACATTTTAGAATGACAAAGAGCAATATAGTTGTTCAATAATAAAATCAATTCTCAAAAATACAACTTGCCTAATAATTATGCACACAGTGTAAAGTTCTTATTTAAAGTTCAGGTTCCACACTTTTGAACTTCCCAGACTCTGTGCAAGCAGTAACTGAGACtcaattattacatttaaaaattttattAATACAGTGCATGGTTATTTAACATTAGTAACCATTATACTAATGATTCCACAGGCAGGTTAATATTGTGGATTTGACTGCATGCTCAGTCAAGCCATCTGACTATCCTACAGTATAACACTGTGCTCTTCTTCATTTAGATGCATATGAGACAGCAAAGATGCTTTGTGAAAAGTATTACATGATGGCACCTGAGCTACACATCAAAGAATTCAACAGTGAgtttgagttttatttatttattaaccaaTCATTATTTAAACTAAGAGTGAGCAAGCTTctttaaaacagctttaaaattaTTTACTGCCTATATCTCAATCTGATTCAATATTTTCCAGCCAAGAAACCAAACAGACCCGTCCAGGTGGTCTATGTGCCGTCTCATTTGTTCCACATGCTCTTTGAGCTTTTTAAGGCAAGTAAACTATAGCTCTATAGTTCTTC comes from Astyanax mexicanus isolate ESR-SI-001 chromosome 17, AstMex3_surface, whole genome shotgun sequence and encodes:
- the pdk3b gene encoding pyruvate dehydrogenase kinase, isozyme 3b — translated: MKLFELLLKDVTPKIEFYSRFSPSPMSIKQFLDFGRENACEKTSYMFLRKELPVRLANTMREVTLLPGNLLNQPSVQLVQSWYSQSFVELLDYENRSPDDPRTLNDFLDILIQIRNRHNDVVPTMAQGVIEYKEKFGFDPFISSNVQYFLDRFYTSRISFRMLINQHTLLFGDDTNPAHPKHIGGIDPNCNVVEVVRDAYETAKMLCEKYYMMAPELHIKEFNTKKPNRPVQVVYVPSHLFHMLFELFKNSMRATVELHENSEKGLPPVKALVTLGKEDLSIKISDQGGGVPLRKIDRLFNYMYSTAPTPRLNSSEAAAPLAGFGYGLPISRLYARYFQGDMNLYSLEGVGTHAVIYLKALSSESFERLPVFNKSAWRHYQLGPEADDWSNPSSDPRDASTFKVNS
- the LOC103029554 gene encoding organic solute transporter subunit alpha, yielding MDDLNGTIDPTCLQEPPLAIDAINQLDMFGIALYAILTFMATVSLILYLEECVYIYKKVPSPKKTTIIWVNGAAPVIATMSCLGMWIPRSTMFTDMTSNSYFAVVIYKVLILLLEECGGEDAFLKFSANKSFMISTGPCCCCCRCLPSVPVTRRMLFWLKVGSLQYAILKTVLSIFSIVLWANGNFDLADLEITGAAIWINPFIGVLTLTALWPVGIMFMFIRGSLRSIKMVPKYAMYQLVLILSQLQSAVISILSLDGTIACSPPFSSIARGSMISQQVMIVEMFIITLVTRMLYRRTYEPIRLDSYENDNELNAKISLNANSVEEHTA